The proteins below are encoded in one region of Rana temporaria chromosome 2, aRanTem1.1, whole genome shotgun sequence:
- the LOC120928473 gene encoding olfactory receptor 1M1-like, whose translation MANQTGVYEFVLLGFPGLTERYNAAVSAVFFLIYNVSLFSNATVIGLIILKEHLHQPMYMVIANLALSDLIMDTATLPKMIAKYWFGHESLSFFACFLQMFFVHSLGSLDSFIIMLMAVDRFVAICRPLHYCSIITNKLLLLICLIFWLISAMIGLSIAIMGAQLPYCGPNKIKNCFCSLTPVSILSCVNSLMTRRIVFIIALVVHLLPLSFIIFSYVIIVWKIRLMAGSENWQKLFYTCTTHGFVIFFYFVPRLAVYTYNQFQLISNADFNVFLICLYTFVPHVASPIIYCLRTEEIKNTLVKVVRKAFSS comes from the coding sequence ATGGCCAATCAAACCGGCGTCTACGAGTTTGTTCTTCTTGGATTCCCGGGTCTCACTGAGAGGTATAATGCTGCTGTGTCGGCGGTGTTCTTCCTCATCTATAATGTGTCTCTCTTCTCCAATGCCACTGTGATAGGGTTGATCATTCTAAAAGAACACCTACACCAGCCAATGTACATGGTGATTGCAAACTTGGCCCTCTCCGACCTCATCATGGACACGGCGACCTTGCCAAAAATGATTGCCAAGTACTGGTTCGGACATGAATCCCTGTCCTTCTTTGCCTGTTTTCTCCAGATGTTTTTTGTCCACAGTCTCGGTTCCCTGGATTCGTTCATCATCATGTTAATGGCTGTCGATCGGTTTGTTGCAATTTGCAGGCCCCTTCATTACTGTTCCATTATTACCAACAAACTTCTGTTGCTCATTTGTCTTATCTTTTGGTTGATTTCAGCCATGATTGGACTAAGCATTGCAATTATGGGGGCCCAGTTACCCTACTGTGGGCCAAACAAAATCAAAAACTGCTTCTGTTCCCTGACGCCAGTCTCCATTTTGTCCTGTGTGAACTCATTGATGACCAGGAGGATCGTATTTATCATTGCCTTGGTCGTTCACCTGCTCCCGCTTTCTTTTATTATCTTTTCCTATGTAATCATAGTTTGGAAGATCcgattgatggccggctctgaGAATTGGCAAAAATTGTTTTACACGTGCACCACACATGGCTTCGTCATCTTCTTCTACTTCGTCCCCAGGCTGGCTGTTTACACCTATAATCAATTCCAATTGATCTCCAACGCAGACTTCAATGTTTTTCTTATTTGCCTTTATACATTTGTGCCTCATGTTGCCAGTCCTATTATATATTGCCTTAGAACCgaagaaataaaaaacactttGGTAAAAGTTGTTAGGAAGGCGTTTAGTTCATAG